CAATTCCAAATATGTACTATAATAGACTTTGTTTTATGAACGTAGGAGGAGATAGAAGCTggattttgtttatttttcaccggtttttttttttttctggacTTTGAATTTTCTGAATTCTAGAGACAGATAGCGAATAGATGTAATTCGATTTTATTTGTTAACTTTTTTATTGCTGGAATGCATCGGAATTAGCTGGATAACAGATGCTTATGAGTTTGTTGCATTTTTACCATTGATTTGCTGATATATATGTCCATAAAATTTGTTATTTACAGGTTCTCAGTTGTAAAAACTATTCAATGGCTGCTTAAATCCTCTTCACTGTTCGCGTTGTTGTGAATTGTGTTATATCTTCTTGTGATTTGTTAGAGGTTAAAAATGATACGCGGAAATTAGCATTTGAGCATTATATCTCTCATTCTCTTCTCTTacttttaatatgttaaataaGGATAATCATTTTCGATTTCTTACCATGTTTGCGAGTCTGATAGAAAATGTCGGGTACAGCTTCTTTTCTATGTTGGTACGGACAGCCTAGGGTTCTATTTTACAGTTTTAACTTCAATTGTGGCTAAAATTTAGCTATCTAGTTTTATAATTCCTTTGATGATTGATTTAGGAGAGAATTTTAGTTTTCATTGTCAAATCTTGAAGAAATTCTGTTCTCTTGTTTGAAAATTTACCTACTACCCTCGGCTGTCATGGCTACACAAAGTTTGTTAACCATATATAAAATCAGTATAAATTCCATTTTTATATAGAACTCTACATGCATTTTTTTATCTTCTTTGACCGCAGTCCTTGTTTTTTTTTCATGTAGCTATTTCTGAGAAAGTACTTAAAATTGAATTCTACATTATCCAAGTTTTGTTTCATACAATCATGAAGTACCAAATATATGAATTAATGGTGAAGTGATTGGGGCATTCCGATACTAGTGAATTTTTGTGCATACTTCTTGCTTGGAAAATGAAAATATCATCTGAATTTGTTTTCTTCATCCAGTCTTAACAATTTCATTTCAAAGTACTGGTGTCATGGAAAAGCGGGTGAAACTTTCTGTATGAGTAATCTGTACTTTTTTGTTCTTCCCAATCATTAAGATGGCAAAATATTATGATGGTAAAAGGGGGGAAAAGAAGAAATCAATTACTATTTTCCTAATTACTACTATGGAAGTTCATAGATGGAGGATACGGAGGCAATGGTGGAAGGAGGGCCTCTTGAACAGGTTCCAGGAGAAGAAAATGAGTCAAGAACTTTGAATTCTGAGCAAATCGAGATGGAGATTGCTCAGATTCTTGACAAGATCAATAACTTTACTCAAATGGTAAAATTCCATGTTAAACAAGAGAGTATGCATGAGCTTTTCAAGAGAATTATTtgcttcaatttttttaattttattttttatgtttttaaagcttGGAAGTGTCAACTTCTTAAAGAGCTTTTTAGAAAAAGTTTCCCCTTGTGATTTTTTGAAGGTATCTGAGTTGCTAGATTCGGGGAAGTTGATGCTGAAGGAATTGAGTAATGAATTTGAAGAACGGGTTGTTTTGTAAGGGATTTAAAGTAAATTAGGTTTTTTAAATGACCAAAACTAGATTTTGATTGGTATTCTGAATTAAGTCTTTGGCAGAATTCACAAGGAGCAAATGGAAAAGTGGCAAGAGGAGATCAAGGAACTGCGTTTGCTGGATGCTGCAAATGAGGAGACTGATGCACTTTTGCACAATGCCAAATTTCTACTTCAGAGCATTCCAGGTGGAACCTCACAGTAATGAATGCCATGAGTTGAAAACAAAATTATTACAGATTTATATATCAGCAGTGAGATTTTGGTACAACCCAAGAACCTGTATTAGCATTATATGTTAGCACATCATAGTAACAAAATTTAGATTGGTTCTTGATACTTGTTTGTATTCCTTATATGCATTAGTGACTTCGATCTTGCTTTATTCCTGAGTAAATGAAAGAGAAAAAGCAAATAGTGTTAAACATGGAAGAATATGATTTTGGTAGGATATGCGCATTAATCATTATCTACTTCTGGCAATATATGCTAATGATTGAGGCATATCAATGTAGAATTAAGCTAGGCATTGCACTGATTAATCTCATCATAATCCAATTCATCTTTTGTGGAATTTTATTTATCACAAGTAACATTACATTTTACTTTTAAGGTAGCCGACTATAACACATTAAAGTTGTCAAACTATTTTTTTGAAGCATCTTTTCAGTAGTGACTTTAAAATGTCAAAAGATTTAGTAGTCTATGCTAGTACAACAGTTTCTACTGCAGAAGGCTGGATTACTTGCTCCAAATGCTCCCCTTCATCTTCCCATATTTCAGGTATTGCTTCTCTTAGATTGTGTATGCTGTTTAAGGCATAATCTGCACCTGGTACTAACGTTGATCTCCCCACCTgcatttttgtattttattagaAATTGACTGTATTTTCTCATAAAGATAGGAAGTTTGGTTAATTAGATTCTTGGTAAATTTTCGAGCTTACTATTACTGTGTGAAGCCCTGCTGCTTTTCCACTGGCAATGTTCCTAATGCTATCATCGAAGAATATCTGTAAATAAAAAAGTGAGTTATCACACGTCCTCAATTTATCACACGCAAAACAACATTTCACGAGCTATATTTGGATACTGACTGTTTTGCATGGATCAACATTTGCAATGCGAATTGCTTCTTCAGTTCCTTGTAGAGAAGGTTTGCATAGAATTCGAGGCTTCAAACTGAAATCTTGATTCTCGACTTGAATTGCATCTTTTCCCTCTTGGGCAGAAGGGTTGAGAGTTTCAAAACATATGACCCCTTGGAAACAGTCTTCCAATCCCAATCTGCTAAGAACTCGGGCTGCATGTGCTTGGTCCGCATTTGTGAATATCTGCATCCGAacccataaatttgaacaattagtGGTAGTTGGTCGGGCCTATGAAACCAAGTTGCCCTGTCTGTGACCCAAGACTATGGTGCAGGATATAGTGAGTGATTGACCTTAGCCAATCTATGGGGTGGGATTCTTTAGGTTTCGAGTCGGACCAGGGTGCcacctttttaaaaaaaaaaatgggtcCTGTTTCACTCTTATATAGTGTGAGTCAAATTTGTATACACAGCTGAGTGATATTTGAATGTGTTGTCGACACTGGAGGTTTTCGTAATATATAATGATAAACCTGTTCTGAGGTTTCATCTCAAAATTGAGTGATCTAATTGTTTCCATTAtttgattttctaaaaaaatatataaaatgttCCACTTTGTAGTGGAAATTGACATACTATTTTTCTTTGGGGCATGGAAAGAAGTAGATTCCTGAGAAGTGGATCAGGTTTCAGCAGATGATAGGGTAATCTTCCATGGACATAAGCATGAAActcatcgttatcgaattcatatccaatcatctgcaacaacccaaaaaaaaaaaaaatcagaaaaagcACCCATTAGTTTCCTACAATTTAATATCTCAcatcaattttaatatttctctaaatttttttttttgatttagTAATTTTTCGAAATATATTAACGAATTCATTGCTGAATAACATGTCAGATAATTGGTTTATGTCATTTTCATGTGTAACTATACAATGTCATGGAATAATTCGTCCAACCAATACAAACAAGCATGATATCACAATTTTATCCTACCTTGAGCCCAGCCATTGTTGTACCATGCTCTTTGTACAACTCCAAGCACATACTTGCAACCTCACTTTCTTCAATATGCAGGTGGTGCAACATGTATTCTGCAAAATTGAATCACAAATTCATAATCACTGGGTAATCACATCTTCCCATAATCTCTGTTTTCGTTAACAAAATCGCCATTAATTTGTGATGATCTACAGTCAATTTCATACCTTCTATATTTCTCCTACAAGCCAAGTTGATTCCCAAGCTCAAGGGGTACAAAGTGTCATCCATATCTAACAAAGACAGTGAAATTAcattatttttgtaataaaaaaaattcaagaaaaatattAGGGTATGATAATTACTCACCAAATAGGGCAAAATCGTATTTACCAACGCTGGACTTTCTATTATCTTCCATTTTCAGTTCCTAGAAAATCAAATTTCATATTTCTTATCATAGAAATTAATTATCACCAATGTATATAAGAACTCAGTGAAATTAATAATTCTTGCATAGAATGAAGAAAgtgaaatattaattaattgaaaaaaaaatagtatACATACCTAATTTGAAGCTTGATTTCATTACGAGGCTTGAGGGGTTTATTTATAGTAATGGGGGAT
This genomic interval from Primulina eburnea isolate SZY01 chromosome 16, ASM2296580v1, whole genome shotgun sequence contains the following:
- the LOC140817199 gene encoding uncharacterized protein C24B11.05-like → MEDNRKSSVGKYDFALFDMDDTLYPLSLGINLACRRNIEEYMLHHLHIEESEVASMCLELYKEHGTTMAGLKMIGYEFDNDEFHAYVHGRLPYHLLKPDPLLRNLLLSMPQRKIIFTNADQAHAARVLSRLGLEDCFQGVICFETLNPSAQEGKDAIQVENQDFSLKPRILCKPSLQGTEEAIRIANVDPCKTIFFDDSIRNIASGKAAGLHTVIVGRSTLVPGADYALNSIHNLREAIPEIWEDEGEHLEQVIQPSAVETVVLA
- the LOC140817200 gene encoding uncharacterized protein isoform X1 — protein: MEDTEAMVEGGPLEQVPGEENESRTLNSEQIEMEIAQILDKINNFTQMVSELLDSGKLMLKELSNEFEERVVLIHKEQMEKWQEEIKELRLLDAANEETDALLHNAKFLLQSIPGGTSQ
- the LOC140817200 gene encoding uncharacterized protein isoform X2 encodes the protein MEDTEAMVEGGPLEQVPGEENESRTLNSEQIEMEIAQILDKINNFTQMVSELLDSGKLMLKELSNEFEERVVFLWQNSQGANGKVARGDQGTAFAGCCK